From one Aspergillus fumigatus Af293 chromosome 8, whole genome shotgun sequence genomic stretch:
- a CDS encoding putative MFS transporter, which produces MSTTTTATITPINSLVLEATNPRSAENARPRSPESQLRKVVVLSQLFAVTLTASVINGLVIVGLPTITKDLQLPPSLSFWPSSVNSLATASTLLLAGSLADTVGPRWVELVGSFASGALMIGQGVARTGQELVVLRALQGVGLAMHLASSVSIVTQLLPPGRSRNVAFSCLGVSQPLGFSLGLVVGGVLVDTIGWRSGWFLSGGITLVFSVGGLWALPRSKSMQYSDLLHNVRTKIDWVGAGLASAFMALLCYLLAILSADPSRIKSADSIVILCLAALALPSFIGWVHYQVKRNKPALIPNALWKNIAFSSICATLAISTTVVNSMELFASLFFQEVQGLSALEASIRILPSLVVGVLLNLVIGVFVHKVPAFWIATVTSLLCAGSPLLMAVIQPSWPYWGNAFVAQLLQAVSFNALYTIGLIIITNSFPDDTQALAGAVFNTAAQFGSALGLAILQVISTVVTEESAADGTGALMAGYRASFWTMFGFMILCTLLGYFGLRKAGKVGLKRD; this is translated from the exons ATGTCTACCACTACGACTGCGACGATCACACCCATCAACTCTCTCGTATTGGAAGCGACAAATCCTCGGTCCGCAGAAAATGCCCGGCCAAGGTCGCCAGAATCGCAATTGCGAAAGGTCGTTGTACTCAGTCAGCTTTTTGCGGTGACTCTAACAGCCAGCGTTATCAATGGGCTCGTCATTGTCGGTCTGCCCACGATCACCAAGGATCTCCAACTTCCCCCTTCTCTATCCTTCTGGCCCTCATCGGTGAATAGCCTCGCGACCGCCTCCACCCTGCTCTTGGCGGGCTCCCTGGCGGACACTGTCGGTCCGCGATGGGTTGAACTCGTCGGCTCCTTTGCCAGTGGCGCATTGATGATCGGGCAAGGCGTGGCCCGGACCGGACAGGAGTTGGTGGTTTTGAGGGCGCTGCAAGGCGTCGGTCTCGCAATGCATTTGGCCTCTTCGGTTTCCATTGTGACACAGCTTCTGCCTCCAGGAAGGAGTCGGAATGTCGCTTTCTCGTGCTTGGGGGTTAGCCAGCCCCTTGGATTTTCTCTAGGCCTGGTCGTCGGGGGTGTCCTGGTTGATACTATTGGTTGGAGATCGGGATGGTTTCTTTCTGGTGGTATCACGCTCGTATTCTCGGTTGGTGGTCTTTGGGCTTTGCCTCGGAGTAAGAGCATGCAGTACTCAGATCTCCTCCACAACGTCAGAACTAAGATTGACTGGGTTGGTGCCGGACTGGCCTCCGCATTCATGGCATTGCTCTGTTATCTCCTGGC TATTCTAAGCGCCGACCCCTCACGGATCAAGTCTGCCGATAGCATCGTCATTCTATGCCTGGCTGCCCTTGCTCTTCCGTCGTTTATCGGCTGGGTCCACTACCAAGTCAAAAGGAACAAGCCAGCTCTCATTCCCAATGCACTGTGGAAGAACATAGCCTTTTCCAGCATCTGTGCTACCCTCGCTATCTCAACAACAGTCGTCAATTCAATGGAGCTCTTCGCCAGCTTATT TTTCCAAGAAGTCCAAGGCCTATCGGCGCTGGAGGCATCCATCCGCATCCTCCCCAGTCTCGTCGTCGGCGTCCTTCTGAACCTGGTAATCGGCGTGTTCGTGCACAAAGTCCCCGCATTCTGGATCGCCACGGTCACCTCCCTCCTCTGCGCCGGATCGCCCTTACTCATGGCCGTTATCCAGCCGTCCTGGCCTTACTGGGGCAATGCCTTCGTCGCGCAGCTCTTGCAGGCGGTCAGCTTCAATGCGCTCTACACTATCGGCCTAATCATTATTACGAATAGTTTCCCGGATGACACGCAGGCCCTGGCCGGGGCCGTCTTCAACACAGCTGCGCAGTTCGGGAGTGCCCTGGGACTGGCAATTCTGCAGGTTATCTCGACGGTTGTGACGGAGGAGTCGGCCGCTGATGGGACTGGTGCGCTGATGGCAGGATACCGCGCCAGTTTCTGGACAATGTTTGGGTTTATGATTCTTTGTACCCTTCTCGGGTACTTTGGGCTGCGGAAGGCGGGTAAGGTTGGGTTGAAACGGGATTGA
- the aclF gene encoding extracellular proline rich protein: MLLLPLLALVEYCFGQGMYFCTGSIFCAPVGGQMPLPAPPPQPPIGFPNPVFQPMPMPMPVPGPVPGSVPYPQPLQPSYYYPHNTIPSGWGANGGMPFPWPPNYNTYSPSPHMPPVHPAPMPGSCPCSYGQAALCGIHQPISGYPVHGMTGSIGNLHYQGCVNCPRGPQGPVGAQGPVGPQGTSGAQGPPGPQGSPGVGADGPQGPAGKQGVPGPVGPVGATGPAGPQGTAGPPGPKGECGCNHGCNKPGDKPGDKPDEKKPPEPSGQGVGRESSDGPKYTDEPAVPANQGAGVDNVSKGPVYNDEVSAAGQGIGAESAGGPSYTGDPQTSSHGIGRETSGGPAYIEAKNPSGQGIGVA, translated from the coding sequence ATGCTCCTCCTACCACTCCTTGCCCTCGTGGAGTACTGCTTCGGTCAGGGGATGTACTTCTGCACCGGCAGCATCTTTTGTGCTCCTGTTGGTGGCCAAATGCCCTTGCCAGCGCCACCGCCGCAGCCGCCCATTGGATTCCCAAACCCCGTCTTTCAACCGATGCCAATGCCCATGCCCGTGCCGGGGCCCGTACCAGGGTCTGTACCGTATCCTCAGCCACTACAACCCAGCTACTACTACCCGCATAACACGATCCCCTCGGGCTGGGGCGCCAACGGGGGCATGCCTTTCCCCTGGCCACCGAACTATAACACCTACAGTCCCAGCCCACACATGCCCCCTGTCCACCCCGCACCGATGCCAGGAAGCTGCCCATGCAGCTACGGCCAGGCAGCGCTCTGCGGCATCCACCAACCCATCAGTGGCTACCCGGTCCACGGGATGACTGGCAGCATCGGCAACCTGCACTACCAAGGATGTGTAAACTGTCCGCGGGGGCCACAGGGCCCGGTCGGAGCACAAGGCCCAGTGGGACCGCAGGGTACGTCCGGGGCGCAAGGCCCACCTGGACCGCAGGGCTCGCCTGGAGTGGGCGCTGACGGACCCCAGGGGCCGGCCGGCAAGCAAGGCGTTCCTGGCCCGGTGGGCCCCGTGGGTGCGACTGGCCCGGCGGGACCGCAGGGCACTGCTGGGCCTCCAGGTCCGAAGGGTGAATGCGGTTGCAATCATGGGTGCAATAAACCGGGCGACAAACCGGGCGACAAACCAGATGAAAAGAAACCGCCTGAACCGTCAGGCCAGGGTGTGGGTAGGGAAAGCAGTGATGGTCCGAAGTACACCGACGAACCGGCTGTCCCAGCAAACCAAGGAGCTGGAGTGGATAACGTCAGCAAAGGGCCCGTGTATAACGACGAGGTCTCTGCTGCAGGCCAGGGTATCGGAGCGGAGTCTGCGGGAGGGCCATCCTATACTGGTGACCCCCAGACGAGTTCTCATGGGATCGGAAGGGAAACCAGCGGGGGCCCTGCATATATTGAAGCAAAGAATCCCTCGGGGCAGGGGATTGGGGTTGCTTGA